AGATCGGCATCGACCAGAGACGTCAACTGTGGCACGTTAAAGCTCGCGACCGCGTGGCCCTTCACCGGCACGCCATCCGGCACCAGCGGCAAGGTAAACTCGCCCACCAGCTTAATCGGCTGCGGCTGGTCCGGGAGCTGGACATCGAACTGGCTGACCGAGAGCGTCTGACCGCGAAGCGTGCCTTTAATGCTGACCTGCTCGCCTTTATAGGCGATCTCCTGAATGGACGGCGTCAGCGACGCATGCAGCTCGCCCTGCCACTGCTGCCAGGGCGACAGCGTCAGACGGTGAACCGTGATCCAGGTATTGGGTAATACCGCCTGCCACTGTGCCAGCGTTTTGGGAGCGACCGTTGAGGGCGCAGACTGGGGAATTTTGCTCAGACAGACGGAGTTAAGATCCAGCGCGCCGATATCCAGCTTCCAGCGGCTCGGATGTGACAGCGTCACGTTATCGATGCGGGCAATTTCGCAGTCTTCAACCAGATAGCGAAGATCGGGGATCACCAGCGCGTGGCGGGTAAGTTTCGGACTTTCTTCGAAAGCGATGCGCGTCCCGACGGGCAGCCAAATCCCGGCGAGCGTCGGTACCCATTGGGCGAGCGTCATCAGCAGCGTCAGCGGCAACAATATGAACAGCAGTAAAAGCGCAAGAGCGGCTTTGTATTTACCCTTCATGGGCAGTTAATATCCTGATTTAGCGAAAGAATTAAGCCGGCAGTGCCGATCATTGTCGCATGTTTAGCTGGTCAGTTGAAGTCAAAGCCAGGTTTAAGGATAGATGCTGTAACGTTAAGTTGCGAAACTAGGGCCTGTTCCGTGGCATTGCCAGCAGGTAAAGCATGGCGAATATCAATGACCCCCAATACACCGAGTCGTACCGCCAGGGATCAAAATCAATATGTAAAAAACCGCTAACAAACTCATAGCCGTTGGCAAAAACGTTAATTTGAATGGCTGCGATGGCTATCACAAATAGCGTATAGGCAATGAACAGAGGATATTTACGCAGCCTGTCGACCTTGAGTTTCCCCATCAACAGTAAGAATAAAACCGCAATAGATACAACAAAATAGTACAAGGCGGGCAGCATCGGCGGAGATAAGGACAACTCCAATTGTTGCGACATGCATCATTCTCCATATTTGTCAGAAACTCACCTGGTTCCTAATATCTTTCCATCTCATACGTAGGCATTGCAGTTTTCATGCCCTCTTGCCATTCTTTAACCTAATCCAGACAGGCGTTTCTCACATCCTCTACCCACTCCATTATCCGCTACATGCCCTGTTCAGATCCGCGCCGAAGATTTCTCGTAGTAAGAATATCATGGAGTTAGGGTGTACATATGCTCTAGAATAATTGATAGAACTTATTGAATTCAATAATATTTTAGAAATTGTAAGATAATTTTAATCATGCTAACGTGAATGCAAAATCACTGGAGAAAGTCTTATGAAACTCGCGGTATATAGCACAAAGCAGTACGACAAAAAGTATCTGCAACATGTTAACGAGGCTTACGGGTTTGAGCTTGAATTTTTCGACTTTCTGCTGTCCGAAAAAACCGCCAAAACGGCGCACGGCTGTGAAGGCGTCTGCATTTTTGTTAACGACGACGGCAGTCGTCCGGTGCTGGAAGAGTTGAAAAAACAGGGCGTGAAATATATCGCCCTGCGCTGCGCGGGCTTTAATAACGTGGACCTCGACGCGGCGAAAGAGCTGGGTCTGAGGGTGGTGCGCGTCCCGGCGTACTCCCCGGAAGCGGTCGCGGAACATGCAATTGGCATGATGATGTCGCTCAACCGTCGTATTCACCGCGCTTATCAGCGCACCCGTGATGCCAACTTCTCTCTGGAAGGGCTGACCGGCTTTACCATGTACGGCAAAACCGCGGGCGTGATCGGCACCGGTAAAATTGGCGTCGCCGCCCTGCGCATTCTGAAAGGCTTCGGCATGCGTCTGCTGGCGTTCGATCCGTACCCGAGCGCCGCTGCGCTGGAGCTGGGCGTGGAATACGTCGACCTGCAGACCCTGTTCTCCCAGTCTGACGTGATCTCCCTGCACTGCCCGCTGACGCCGGAGAACTACCACCTGCTTAACCAGGCGGCGTTTGACCAGATGAAAGATGGCGTGATGATCATCAACACCAGCCGCGGCGGGCTCGTTGACTCTCAGGCCGCTATCGAAGCGCTGAAAACCCAGAAAATTGGCGCGCTGGGAATGGACGTGTACGAGAACGAACGCGATCTGTTCTTTGAAGACAAGTCGAATGATGTGATCCAGGACGACGTGTTCCGCCGCCTGTCAGCCTGTCATAACGTGCTGTTTACCGGACACCAGGCGTTTCTGACTGCCGAAGCGCTGATCAGCATTTCAGAAACCACGCTGGGTAACCTGCAGCAGCTTGAAAAGGGCGAAGCGTGCCCTAATGAACTGGCGTAAGCGTGACGCCGGGTGGCGGCTATGCCCCACCCGGCGTACTGTCTGTTTCCCAGGTCCGGTGCGCAAAGCACCACCACAGCAGAACGGCCACCAGCGCAATCGCGCTCAGGACGCTGAATGCCGTGGCAAATGAGTAATGACCGGCAATCGTGCCGGTTAACGCCGGGCTCATGGATGCCCCAACCCCCTGCATCAGCATCACCACACTCTGCCCCGCATTGACGTGCCCGCTCCCGCGCAACAGCACCACGATAAACGACGGCACCGCGACGCCCAGGATCCCTGCGGCGAGCCCGTCGAGAATTTGTACCGGGATCATCATGAGCGGCGCGTCCGTCGACGCCGCCAGCGCGGCGCGCACCGGCATCACCAGCAGCGCCAGCATAATCAAGCGCCAGTAGCCGTAGCGGTCTATTCGGTGGGCGACCCAGATGGCGACGGGGATCATCACGGCCTGAGAGATGATAACGGTGCCCGCCGCGTACAAACCGGGGTTGATCGAGGCGGGCGCGGCGGCCACCCTCATGCTCAGCATCGGCAACAGCGCGGCGTTCGCCAGGTGAAACAGCAGCAGCGTCAGTCCGGTCACAAACAGCGCCCGGTTTTTAATCAGCACGGCAAAGCCGGGAACCGGCAGGCTCGCTGAAGAAGAGAGCCCCCTCGCCGCGTCGTTATCGATATCCCCGTTGCGAATGGCAAGCAGCGCACAGAGCGTTAACAGCGTGGTACAGGTCATCAGCAGGAAAATCCCGCCGACGCCCCAGTACCACGCAATGCCCCCTGCAATCAGTGCGGTAACAAAGTTGCCGCCGTGATTGAACGCCTCATTTTTGCCCATCTGCGCGCTGAACCCGCTCTGGCCGGTCAGCCCCAGGGTAATCCCGGCGATCAGCGGCCCGACAAATGCCGCACAGATGCCGGAGACAATTTGCGAAACGGCGACAACAGCGCTCTGCTGGCTAAACCAGAGCAGCAGCGTGCTAAGAGTGATAAGCAGGCACACCAGCGCCAGCACGGTCCGCTTGCTGCG
This region of Enterobacter asburiae genomic DNA includes:
- a CDS encoding 2-hydroxyacid dehydrogenase, with translation MKLAVYSTKQYDKKYLQHVNEAYGFELEFFDFLLSEKTAKTAHGCEGVCIFVNDDGSRPVLEELKKQGVKYIALRCAGFNNVDLDAAKELGLRVVRVPAYSPEAVAEHAIGMMMSLNRRIHRAYQRTRDANFSLEGLTGFTMYGKTAGVIGTGKIGVAALRILKGFGMRLLAFDPYPSAAALELGVEYVDLQTLFSQSDVISLHCPLTPENYHLLNQAAFDQMKDGVMIINTSRGGLVDSQAAIEALKTQKIGALGMDVYENERDLFFEDKSNDVIQDDVFRRLSACHNVLFTGHQAFLTAEALISISETTLGNLQQLEKGEACPNELA
- a CDS encoding MFS transporter — encoded protein: MSLRSLRALCLTSFFIADVRDGLGPFLGIFLTERHWAPDDIGILMTAGGLAGLLATLPAGFITDTSRSKRTVLALVCLLITLSTLLLWFSQQSAVVAVSQIVSGICAAFVGPLIAGITLGLTGQSGFSAQMGKNEAFNHGGNFVTALIAGGIAWYWGVGGIFLLMTCTTLLTLCALLAIRNGDIDNDAARGLSSSASLPVPGFAVLIKNRALFVTGLTLLLFHLANAALLPMLSMRVAAAPASINPGLYAAGTVIISQAVMIPVAIWVAHRIDRYGYWRLIMLALLVMPVRAALAASTDAPLMMIPVQILDGLAAGILGVAVPSFIVVLLRGSGHVNAGQSVVMLMQGVGASMSPALTGTIAGHYSFATAFSVLSAIALVAVLLWWCFAHRTWETDSTPGGA